The Henckelia pumila isolate YLH828 chromosome 2, ASM3356847v2, whole genome shotgun sequence genome includes a window with the following:
- the LOC140884149 gene encoding uncharacterized protein has translation MPMRNKSFHYLSSSSPINELEEESPTKHGIGTILASDCEKTKNSSLRRTLSADMSSKKWLEQNGFFSPVRKIASSKELGNSVESSSVSSSEDERGYEKFPGQDEVWESILSRKARKPEQMDVWGSIQVQKSEVCSNVSAPYVHPLVKRSSIGMSEQSLEMCTECIGSETGSDGFCSEIVSDVGQEEVKELNSVGDFHLPSSRKSMATPLPPPLSSISGGGASFYIRSHRKNGRLILEAVSVPSRNCFQAQRRDGRLLLSFVEDNESWIDEVFDDTNEALDQGTEETADSGGCDGGGKAEEEEWVAEEKFQVEKVVHHTPIPSPSMASVQQSSLVMKNIMGSRNKTMNSEAEVPVEELQIPEPLPPRPRVPPRSIPSPQIPPSSFNTYEYFWRSKAAVCDGVVNSIVTTTQSTPLKTNYNCKAKGTRSQDLVLMRGSKTQYSVPYWKGCKEFPRSLLIWEPCSIATS, from the coding sequence ATGCCGATGAGGAACAAGAGTTTTCATTACCTTTCTTCTTCTTCGCCGATAAATGAACTCGAGGAGGAGTCACCGACGAAACATGGGATAGGAACAATTCTCGCCTCAGATTGCGAGAAAACCAAAAATTCCTCTTTGAGAAGAACTCTGTCCGCCGACATGTCTTCCAAGAAGTGGCTCGAACAGAATGGGTTTTTCTCCCCCGTCAGGAAGATTGCATCCTCCAAGGAGCTAGGTAATTCGGTAGAGTCTTCATCGGTTTCATCTTCGGAAGATGAACGAGGGTACGAAAAGTTTCCGGGGCAAGATGAAGTTTGGGAATCGATTTTGTCGCGTAAAGCGCGAAAGCCAGAGCAGATGGATGTTTGGGGTTCGATTCAGGTTCAAAAGAGTGAGGTTTGTTCTAATGTTTCGGCACCTTACGTCCATCCACTCGTGAAGAGATCAAGCATCGGTATGAGCGAACAAAGTCTAGAGATGTGCACGGAGTGTATTGGATCAGAAACCGGATCGGATGGATTTTGTTCGGAAATTGTGAGTGATGTAGGCCAAGAAGAGGTGAAAGAGTTGAACTCTGTTGGAGATTTCCATCTCCCAAGTTCGAGAAAATCAATGGCCACTCCTTTACCGCCCCCGCTCTCTTCCATTTCCGGCGGCGGTGCTTCGTTTTACATTCGATCCCACCGCAAGAACGGTAGGTTGATTCTTGAAGCCGTGTCTGTTCCTTCAAGAAACTGTTTCCAAGCTCAAAGGAGAGATGGGCGCCTTCTTTTATCGTTTGTGGAGGATAATGAAAGTTGGATTGATGAAGTGTTCGATGACACGAATGAAGCTCTTGATCAAGGAACGGAGGAGACCGCGGATAGTGGCGGTTGCGACGGTGGTGGGAAGGCAGAGGAAGAAGAATGGGTGGCAGAGGAGAAGTTTCAGGTCGAAAAAGTAGTGCATCATACCCCAATACCATCGCCAAGTATGGCAAGTGTGCAGCAATCATCCCTCGTGATGAAAAACATCATGGGATCAAGGAACAAAACAATGAACTCGGAGGCGGAGGTGCCGGTGGAGGAGCTGCAGATTCCCGAGCCCCTCCCACCGCGGCCTCGGGTTCCTCCTCGGTCCATCCCATCGCCGCAAATCCCGCCTTCCTCATTCAACACTTACGAGTACTTCTGGCGTAGCAAGGCCGCGGTTTGTGACGGTGTCGTCAACTCCATTGTCACCACAACACAGTCCACACCCCTCAAAACCAACTACAATTGCAAGGCAAAAGGCACAAGGAGTCAAGATTTGGTGCTGATGAGAGGAAGCAAGACACAGTATTCTGTTCCATATTGGAAGGGATGCAAGGAGTTTCCAAGGTCTTTGCTGATATGGGAGCCATGTAGCATTGCCACATCCTAG